One genomic window of Plasmodium coatneyi strain Hackeri chromosome 12, complete sequence includes the following:
- a CDS encoding Mitochondrial carrier protein encodes MDVKYEGKHLWKRVTNYFSKDYQSGDKTGTLINDDTHNSNDENKKVKTRTLNFMASSALVLCVLHPLDTIRTRKQIYKVYKNSYPYYYNNKYNLFYILKKEKIESIYRGLLATLLTTGVSHGIFRFIYDTLNYYAFRQFNDVNGVKNKKNDFPMGRSKDNYRGGETNHVCSTKLKDSLGGKVIESSSDGREIPSESPNFVKSATEGRQGDNFMLSNLSYKKKINEEDNAADSGNKDAPISGHKNMKYYIITSSVSSIISVCIQHPIWLIKTKIEGTINLNYKFLNYKSRITSKHYNIFMAKHNMYTSKIVPKVAKVLLLFGYHLGRKNGTGKKIKSLLNEDMLKFYKNNFVFNKNVKRRKKFNHLTYVNDKKAFLHKSVKRKIAHNYLLYKYYTLSILERKQMTKMFISNHRKKFSRRYLTYLKGFFTGNQILRIFKREESKNAISTIYNYKNYFQFVYNVYKKEKLFSFYKGFLTSILLTPHVAIQFYVYEYLTYHFSCEYFRNEFIGKDGYISSNTLAKALPFLYGVLSKFIAVIFTYPLYTIKVRQQVQMKNYGFLNVVVNIFRLEGIRSFYTGLNMHLLRNCLQNGMLFFIFEYLNTGSVGVK; translated from the coding sequence ATGGATGTCAAATATGAGGGGAAGCATCTCTGGAAACGCGTCACAAACTACTTCAGCAAGGATTACCAAAGTGGTGATAAAACAGGAACACTCATAAATGACGACACGCACAACAGCAAtgacgaaaataaaaaggtaaagACAAGGACGCTGAACTTTATGGCCTCATCCGCCCTAGTTTTGTGTGTGTTGCACCCCTTGGACACCATAAGAACGAGGAAGCAGATATACAAAGTGTACAAGAACTCCTACCCCTATTACTACAACAACAAATACAATTTGTTCTACATtttgaagaaagaaaaaatagaaagtaTTTATCGTGGCTTACTGGCTACGTTGCTCACCACGGGGGTCTCCCATGGGATATTCCGCTTCATATATGACACTCTAAATTATTACGCTTTTCGGCAGTTCAACGATGTTAAtggggtgaaaaataaaaaaaatgatttccCGATGGGTAGAAGTAAGGACAATTACCGAGGGGGAGAAACAAACCATGTGTGCAGCACCAAGTTGAAAGATTCCCTCGGAGGAAAGGTAATAGAAAGTTCAAGTGACGGAAGAGAAATACCATCGGAGAGccccaattttgtaaaaagtgCCACCGAAGGAAGACAGGGGGACAACTTCATGTTATCCAATCTgtcttataaaaaaaaaattaacgagGAAGACAACGCTGCAGATAGTGGTAATAAAGACGCGCCAATTAGCGGtcacaaaaatatgaagtaTTACATCATCACAAGCAGCGTGAGCTCCATCATTAGTGTTTGTATTCAACACCCAATATGGCTGATTAAAACGAAAATAGAGGGCACCATAAATTTGAActacaaatttttaaactaCAAAAGTAGAATAACGAGCAAACATTACAATATCTTTATGGCAAAGCATAACATGTATACGAGTAAAATTGTCCCCAAAGTGGCCAAGgtgctcctcctttttggctACCAtttgggaagaaaaaatgggacaggcaaaaaaattaaatccTTGCTGAATGAAGATATGCTCAAGTTTTATAAGAACAATTTTGTGTtcaataaaaatgtgaaaagaagaaaaaaattcaaccaCCTCACATATGTAAATGATAAGAAAgcatttttacacaaaagtgtaaaaagaaaaattgcacacaacTATTTGTTGTACAAATATTACACCTTGTCAATTTTGGAGAGAAAACAAATGACGAAAATGTTCATTTCAAATCAtcgcaaaaaattttcgcgCAGATATTTAACATATTTGAAAGGCTTCTTCACTGGTAATCAAATCCTGCGGATtttcaaaagggaagaaagtaaaaatgcCATAAGTAcaatttataattataagaACTACTTCCAATTTGTGTATAATgtatataagaaggaaaagttgttttctttttataaagGCTTTTTAACGTCTATTTTGCTGACCCCTCATGTAGCCATTCAgttttatgtatatgaatatttaACGTATCATTTTAGTTGTGAATATTTCAGAAATGAGTTTATCGGAAAAGACGGCTACATTTCTTCAAACACGCTAGCCAAAGCGTTACCATTTTTGTATGGCGTTTTATCAAAATTCATTGCTGTGATTTTTACCTATCCGCTATATACTATAAAAGTGAGGCAACAAGTGCAGATGAAAAACTATGGCTTCCTAAATGTAGTAGTTAATATTTTCAGGCTAGAGGGAATCAGATCTTTCTATACTGGCCTTAACATGCATTTGCTTAGGAACTGtttgcaaaatggaatgctcttttttatatttgaaTATTTGAATACTGGCTCGGTGGGGGTGAAGTGA
- a CDS encoding Dihydropterin pyrophosphokinase-dihydropteroate synthase produces MEDSNRRSSTPRNVAVLNFGTNDKQNCVTILETALYLTEKYLGKIINSSYIYETVPEYIVLDEANKIGKVTEGQPPNEISWIKDLIQSVEKSRYEENENLIYECKELEVFLKNEKINESLIKEVNIDHYENETRKIIQQNDEIMKKNLEQRTDKYYTSYFFNLAVVVRTFVEDPLSMLVILKYIEQIMKRRESKKRQGEIFENRIIDIDIIFFNNYTIFERNISLKKEDIYNTITKYIHINRSSDENRLEIIENLSDKIEFLCIPHVYTKYRYSILLCLNDIIPHYKHSTFDENIRSTYKNYVNKFEQKYHINLRKNNKRLYVLKDKVSYLKEKTHIVGILNVNYDSFSDGGLFVDPVKAVERIFEMTNDGASVIDIGGESSAPYVVPNPSITERDLVMPVLKLFKEKWHALEREVGNNTVDCTTMRDAKPIISIDTVNYDLFKECVEDELVDILNDISACTHNPDIIKLLKRKNKFYTVVLMHKRGNPHTMDKLTNYDDLINDIKKYLEDRLNFLVLNGIPRYRILFDVGLGFAKKHDQSIELLKHIHVYDEYPLFLGYSRKRFIVHCMGKNSTTNGGIELTNGGCKLTNRESKLTNGESKLTNGDSKLKNGDASQLWKFKMNHMRQDKDKHLYQKNICGGLAIASYSYYKKVDLIRVHDVLETKAVLDVLTSIHQS; encoded by the exons ATGGAGGATTCAAACAGGAGGAGCTCTACCCCAAGGAATGTAGCCGTTTTAAACTTCGGAACTAATGACAAACAGAATTGCGTAACGATTTTAGAAACGGCGCTATATCTGACGGAGAAGTACCTTG GCAAAATTATCAACAGTTCGTACATTTACGAAACTGTCCCGGAATACATCGTTCTGGATGAAGCAAACAAAATTGGAAAGGTGACGGAGGGACAACCCCCAAATGAAATTTCTTGGATAAAGGATTTGATCCAATCTGTGGAGAAGTCCAGATacgaagaaaatgaaaacttaATTTATGAGTGCAAAGAACTGGAagtgtttttaaaaaatgaaaaaataaatgaaagtCTTATCAAGGAAGTGAATATAGATCATTACGAAAATGaaacaagaaaaataatCCAACAGAATGACgaaataatgaagaaaaacttAGAACAGCGTACAGATAAATATTACAcgagttatttttttaacttagCAGTTGTAGTTCGGACCTTTGTTGAAGATCCCCTTAGCATGCTCGTCATTTTAAAGTACATAGAACAAATcatgaaaagaagggaaagcaAAAAGAGGCAAGGAGAAATATTTGAAAATCGCATAATAGACATTgacataatattttttaacaactacacaatttttgaaagaaacataagtttaaaaaaagaagacatatataatactattacaaaatatattcacataAATCGCAGTAGTGATGAGAACCGTTTGGAAATTATCGAAAATCTGAGTGACAAAATTGAATTTTTGTGTATCCCTCATGTGTACACAAAATATAGGTACAGTATCCTCCTCTGCTTAAATGACATCATTCCCCACTATAAGCATAGCACATTTGACGAAAACATTCGCTCTACttataaaaattatgttaaCAAATTTGAACAGAAATATCACATTAAtctaaggaaaaataataagagGCTATACGTCTTGAAAGATAAAGTATCCTacttaaaggagaaaactcATATAGTGGGCATTTTGAATGTGAACTATGATTCCTTTTCGGATGGTGGTTTGTTTGTTGATCCTGTGAAAGCTGTGGAGAGAATATTCGAAATGACAAATGATGGGGCGAGCGTGATTGACATCGGGGGGGAATCCTCTGCACCTTACGTGGTCCCAAATCCCAGTATCACTGAACGGGATTTGGTCATGCCCGTTTTGAAGCTCTTTAAGGAGAAGTGGCATGCGTTGGAACGGGAGGTTGGCAATAATACGGTGGACTGCACTACAATGAGAGACGCAAAACCGATTATAAGCATCGACACGGTCAATTATGATCTGTTCAAAGAGTGCGTGGAGGACGAATTGGTGGACATCCTAAACGATATCAGTGCGTGTACACACAACCCAGatattataaaattattaaaaaggaaaaataaattttatacCGTCGTTTTAAtgcataaaaggggaaatccACACACCATGGATAAGTTAACAAATTACGATGATCTTATAAATGAcataaaaaagtatttaGAGGATCGGTTAAATTTTCTCGTTCTAAATGGGATACCACGTTACCGAATTCTCTTCGATGTTGGCCTAGGGTTTGCCAAAAAACACGACCAATCTATTGAACTGCTGAAGCATATTCACGTTTATGATGAGTACCCGCTGTTTCTTGGCTACTCGAGGAAGCGATTTATTGTTCACTGCATGGGGAAAAATAGTACCACCAATGGCGGCATAGAACTGACGAACGGGGGGTGCAAACTTACCAACAGGGAATCGAAACTAACAAATGGGGAATCGAAACTCACTAATGGGGACTCCAAACTGAAGAATGGTGACGCGTCACAACTGTGGAAGTTCAAAATGAACCACATGCGTCAGGACAAGGATAAGCACTTGTAccagaaaaatatttgcg GCGGACTAGCCATTGCTTCCTACAGCTATTACAAAAAGGTGGACCTCATCAGAGTTCACGACGTGTTAGAAACCAAGGCAGTCCTGGATGTGCTCACAAGCATACATCAATCTTAG
- a CDS encoding Cullin, producing the protein MDIANVNFESGWKIIKEEAIEKIENYLENENIEHNKHLFSATEYTRLYTVVYNMCARKNPFCYSKEVYRKYGESLSIYTVEKIKPLLRNKDELMKVKILIDAWFKYSFYTTWMNKFLRYLDRYYVEYNSSLCLSAYTKNIFKITLFNDLREVIRNIVYQIYDNLRKDEKEEEKKLFCDLVHLYKELDEDSNEKMYEHDIEKKILENVENYYKKEGDNWLLNLTFDEYIISIESSIQKEFEKNKTLNLIEETCERVTNIVVRILIYEKLEQLLSNKNNIFDMLKSNNIRCLRRTYILFSYFPEAIEGLKKMIGDYVKTEGNNLKEKYIQMSRSINSNEKEANDMLYSSNVNSNITQQKDEYALCGYIDELIKLHNHYDNVFKLAFFAISNKSIDHHFKECLKDYFESFVEHEDEYFSTVKLLVLYADNILKKGDEPDKLTPQHGNEGESSNESVGGKEHQMPYPTSEDHSEDAQKKETVELKKQMTEIVEIFNYTSNKESFFEYYRIYLANRLINNIYISLSVEKKFIESLYFLCGSQYTSKLVGMIQDMINNQTTNNKFLNFVNSKYAHCKNDLALKNVHNFFSVKILNKGFWPTFEKTPIKLSDTFNKYIELFEEYYKVDNKNKKLEWIYELSEVILTCTFQNCVYYLYCNVVNAQIILLFNKHKFINYEIVKTELNLDLKTFTNNMYSCLHYFKIICSNDQPVDWNSSTFFINTKFSYPHNKVYIKKATTLLSKEHEKIKEDRTMAIEAAIVRVMKAHKKLFYDQIFDYVKKSLSSFAPTNQIIEKKIDLLVEREYLQKEENSQVYVYIP; encoded by the exons atggacATTGCAAATGTAAATTTTGAGAGCGGGTGGAAAATAATCAAGGAAGAGGCGATagagaaaatagaaaattatctagaaaatgaaaacatcGAACATAACAAGCATCTATTCAGTGCCACGGAGTACACCAGGTTGTACACAGTTGTATACAATATGTGTGCAAGAAAAAacccattttgttattccaAAGAGGTgtatagaaaatatggagAAAGCTTATCCATATACACTgtcgaaaaaattaaaccaTTATTAAGAAACAAAGACGAATTAATGaaggtgaaaattttgaTAGACGCCTGGTTTAAATATTCCTTTTACACTACCTGgatgaataaatttttgcGGTACCTGGATCGTTACTATGTGGAGTATAACAGCTCCTTGTGCCTAAGTGcctacacaaaaaatattttcaaaattacTCTTTTTAATGATTTAAGAGAGGTAATTCGAAATATCGTTTACCAAATTTACGACAATCTGcggaaggatgaaaaagaagaggagaaaaaattattctgtGATTTGGTTCATCTGTATAAAGAGTTAGATGAAGACAGTAACGAgaaaatgtatgaacatgatatagagaagaaaattttggaaaatgtcgaaaattattataaaaaggaaggagacaATTGGCTCCTCAATTTAACCTTCGATGAGTACATTATTTCCATTGAAAGTTCGATACaaaaagaatttgaaaaaaacaaaacgttAAATCTGATAGAAGAGACTTGCGAAAGGGTGACAAATATTGTTGTGAGAATATtgatatatgaaaaattggaacaacTGCTCAGTAATAAAAACAACATTTTCGACATGCTGAAAAGTAACAACATAAGATGTTTGAGAAGAACgtatattttgttttcctattttccGGAGGCCATAGAAgggcttaaaaaaatgataggCGATTACGTAAAAACGGAGGGAAACaatttgaaagaaaaatacatcCAAATGTCACGAAGTATTAATAGTAACGAAAAGGAGGCTAACGATATGCTATACAGTTCGAATGTAAATAGCAATATAACACAGCAGAAGGATGAGTACGCCTTGTGTGGGTACATTGACGAGCTGATTAAGCTGCATAACCACTACGACAATGTTTTTAAGTTAGCGTTTTTCGCCATTTCGAACAAGTCCATAGATCACCATTTTAAGGAGTGCCTCAAGGATTACTTTGAAAGTTTTGTGGAGCACGAGGATGAGTACTTCAGCACGGTAAAGCTTCTCGTGCTGTACGCTGATAATATattgaaaaagggggacgaACCTGACAAATTAACCCCCCAGCATGGCAACGAAGGAGAATCTTCCAACGAATCAGTAGGTGGAAAGGAACACCAAATGCCATACCCCACTAGTGAGGACCACTCTGaggatgcacaaaaaaaagagacagtCGAgctaaaaaaacaaatgacaGAAATCGTGGAAATTTTCAACTACACCAGCAATAAGGAAAGCTTTTTCGAGTACTACAGAATTTATCTAGCGAACAGACTGatcaataatatatatatatccctcagtgtggaaaaaaaatttatagaAAGTTTGTACTTCCTGTGTGGGTCTCAATATACGTCCAAATTGGTAGGGATGATTCAAGACATGATAAATAACCAAACGACGAATAATAAATTTCTCAATTTTGTCAATTCgaaatatgcacattgtAAAAATGACCTTGCTCTGAAAAacgtgcacaattttttctcagtgaaaatattaaacaAAGGTTTCTGGCCaacatttgaaaaaacaCCCATCAAATTGAGTGATACTTTTAACAAGTATATAGAATTATTTGAAGAATATTACAAGGTcgataataaaaataaaaaattggaatggATATACGAATTGAGTGAAGTTATTTTAACATGCACTTTCCAGAATTGTGTGTATTACCTTTACTGCAATGTTGTTAACGCCCAAataattctcctttttaataaacatAAATTTATCAATTATGAAATTGTAAAAACGGAGTTAAATTTGGATTTGAAGACTTTTACAAATAATATGTACTCGTGTTTACactattttaaaataatatgtTCCAATGATCAACCGGTTGATTGgaattcttccactttttttattaatacaaaattttcctATCCACATAATAAGGTGTACATCAAGAAGGCAACTACTTTGCTTTCCAAGGAACATGAGAAGATTAAGGAAGATCGAACCATGGCCATTGAGGCTGCCATTGTCCGTGTTATGAAAGCGCACAAGAAATTATTCTACGATCAAATATTTGACTATGTGAAAAAGTCGCTCTCCTCTTTTGCGCCCACCAACCAG ATCATCGAAAAGAAGATAGACTTGCTAGTCGAGAGGGAATACCtccagaaggaagaaaacagcCAAGTGTACGTATACATACCGTAG